TACTCTTCTCCCAATCTCCAGTCGATCAATAAATCTTTCGTTAGAAACGATGCCACAATCATTCGTAAACGGTTATGCATCCAGCCAGTCTGATTTAGCTGCCTCATTCCAGCATCTACAACTGGAAAACCTGTCTGTCCTTTTTTCCATCTTTCAAAAAAATTTTGATTATAGCTCCATTGCAGTTGTCGATATTGTTCCTTGATTTCTTGTGTTTTTTGTTTGGGATTCTCAGAGTAAATCATATTATAAAAGTCTCGCCAACAAAGTTCAGAAATAAAAGTTTGACGTCCATTGGAATCTGGTTCAGCATTAAGAGCATGCCAAACTTTGCGTATAGATAATTCACCTGTTCTTAGAAAACGTGATAACTTACTCGTTTGATCTGAATAAGGGTAGTCTCGACCATCTTGATATTCATGTAAGTGATTCTTTATAAACTCTTTTAAATAATTCTCCGCTACAACTTCCCCACATTGATATTCAAAAGGTAAATGAATGTCTTTAATGATTTGCTTAAACTTTTTTTCTCCCTCTATAAATAATGGATGTGAACTTTCTTTTAATAAATCTAACGGAGCCACGGTTCTTTGATATGAGCGTTTTGGCATTGTCAGCCATTTTTTAAAGTAAGGTGTGAAAATCTTGTAACTTTCTCCAGTTGGCTTTTTAATTTCCTGCACACCATGTAGATGACTGTCTTGGTAAGAATATACTTGAATCTGGTTATTCTCAAAAAATTCAATCATTTTCTGATCCCGTTCTTTTCCGAAACCACGTTCATCTGAATTAAAATAGATTTTACTCCAATCTGGATAGCCCTTTTTTAAATTGGTAAAATTTTCTTTTAGGTTTCCATATAAGAAATGGATTGAAACACCGTTCGCTTTCGCATGCTCATAAAAACTATTTAAGCTATAGAAAAAAGCAGCATGATTATAGCTATCTTCTATAAATTGCAGTGGATTCAATTGAAAAATACAAATAAGTTCATCTGCAGATTTACTATCTTCTACCATCTTACTAAACGCTGTATTATCCTCTAAACGAAGGTCTTTACGAAACCACATAATCGTTTTGCTCATTGCCTCTTTCCTTTCAGGTTTATGAATACTTAGATAGTAGCATAGATATTAAATTATCACTAAAATTAAGCTTTGATTTGCTGTTACTTCAACGCTTCATTTTCATCCGTTTTTGTTTTTTCCCATAGGGGCAATACCATATTTTCGTAAGCCATTGGATCGAGATTCGTCAAGGTTATCCCTAATAGCCGAATCCCTTGTTCAAGTCCCAGTACTTCTTCCCAAATCAGGTTGGCCTGGTAATACAATTCTTCTTTTTTCGAAATATATTCTGGTAAAGTCTGACGCTTTGTCACTGTCGTATAATCTGTATAACGAACTTTCAACACAACTGTTTTCCCATGCTTTTGGACTCGCTCTAACGATTCTTCCACTCGTTCTGCTAATTGTCTTAATTGAGCAGTTACTTGCGCTTCAGTCGTTAGTGGTGTGCCATATGTATGCTCTTTCCCTACTGATTTACGGTCTCTGGTGATATTTACAGGAGAATCGTGGATCCCGCGAACTTTTCGATAAAGAGAATAGCCCATTTTACCAAAATTACGGATCAGCATCATCTCATCTTGTTTGTACAGATCCTCTCCAGTATAAATACCTAAATCATGCATTTTAGGTACTGTTTTTTTCCCAACTCCATGAAATGCTTCGATTGGCAACGCCTTTAAAAAAGCTTCAGCCTCATCGGGCATGACAACCGTTAGCCCTTTAGGTTTTTGAAAATCCGAGGCTAACTTTGCCAAAAATTTATTATAACTGACACCAGCAGAACAAGTTAAATGTAACTCGTTCCAAATATCATATTGAATCAATTTAGCGATTTTAATCGCTGATTTACTGTTGATCTTATTTTCCGTAACATCTAGATAGGCCTCATCTATTGATACTGGCTCGATAATATCAGTATAACGGCGAAAAATCTCTCTAATTTGCTGAGAAATTTCAGAATACTTCTCATAGTTGCCTGGTTTAAAAATAGCATCTGGACATAATTCATAAGCTTTTTGAGCGCTCATGGCTGAATGGATACCGAATTTACGGGCTTCATAGTTTGCAGTAGTTACTACGCCTTTCCCTCCTGTATCACTAGGATGGCGTGCAATCACTAACGGATGCCCTACTAACTCTGGATGATCCCGTTCTTCAACAGAAGCAAAAAAAGCATCCATATCGATATGAATAATCTTACGGGAAATATCCTTCTTTAAAGGGAAACGCAGTTCGCTGATCATAATCGCCATCCTCCTTTAAAATAGGCTTACTATCACCTTTTATCTTTAACTAAGTTTAAGAAAAATTCCCTTTTCGCTATCTTCTAGCATCTTTTCAATTTTTGTTTGAGCAACCCGTGAGATACTGGACGTTGATACCACTTGGTTAGTTATTTTTACTAGAGGATCCACGAACCTTATCTTCTTCTTTTGATAAATATCATAGTTATCCTCACTAGAGCAAACACTGAATTTTAGTGAGTGATTCATTTTATCCAATAACTGTCGAATTTGAAGACTATTACTTGATTTTAACTTTTTAAGAAACGCCGCATCAGTCATCAGCAAATCATCCCATGTAATTTCTTTATTTTCCAGCCCAAGCTGAATTGCTTTTGCCATCCATTCATAACTGCATATATTACGAGGATCGTAAAAAAAGTCGATCACTACTTTTTGATACTGATCTATAAACCAAGTCGCCCAATCAACCGAATCCAAAACAATCTGACCTTCTATGATAGTTATCGATCCTAAAAATTCCTGAATTTCTTTAAGTGGTACAGAAAAGTAGCGGTGCACTTCTCGTAATGTGTAATCAATTCGGTCACAACATAGCAATGGCGCTTGTTGCTCCAATAATCCCCATTGATCATCATCAAATAAAATTTGTCGATGATCAAATCCATACTGATTTAGTAGCCCGGGAATCGTTGACCGTTCAATCAACGCTGTTTTGATTTGTTCATGGTAATTATCCGCTTTATTAGACAAAGCTAAATCGATCACATGAGAAAAAGCAGTATGT
The DNA window shown above is from Enterococcus sp. 12C11_DIV0727 and carries:
- a CDS encoding cryptochrome/photolyase family protein — protein: MSKTIMWFRKDLRLEDNTAFSKMVEDSKSADELICIFQLNPLQFIEDSYNHAAFFYSLNSFYEHAKANGVSIHFLYGNLKENFTNLKKGYPDWSKIYFNSDERGFGKERDQKMIEFFENNQIQVYSYQDSHLHGVQEIKKPTGESYKIFTPYFKKWLTMPKRSYQRTVAPLDLLKESSHPLFIEGEKKFKQIIKDIHLPFEYQCGEVVAENYLKEFIKNHLHEYQDGRDYPYSDQTSKLSRFLRTGELSIRKVWHALNAEPDSNGRQTFISELCWRDFYNMIYSENPKQKTQEIKEQYRQLQWSYNQNFFERWKKGQTGFPVVDAGMRQLNQTGWMHNRLRMIVASFLTKDLLIDWRLGEEYFQQKLIDYDAASNIGGWQWAASTGTDAVPYFRIFNPTTQSEKFDRYGDFIRQFIPELKGVSNEFIHEPSKMSEELQKKSGVVIGKDYPEPIVDHRKIREEVLTFFKTSAH
- the dinB gene encoding DNA polymerase IV, coding for MISELRFPLKKDISRKIIHIDMDAFFASVEERDHPELVGHPLVIARHPSDTGGKGVVTTANYEARKFGIHSAMSAQKAYELCPDAIFKPGNYEKYSEISQQIREIFRRYTDIIEPVSIDEAYLDVTENKINSKSAIKIAKLIQYDIWNELHLTCSAGVSYNKFLAKLASDFQKPKGLTVVMPDEAEAFLKALPIEAFHGVGKKTVPKMHDLGIYTGEDLYKQDEMMLIRNFGKMGYSLYRKVRGIHDSPVNITRDRKSVGKEHTYGTPLTTEAQVTAQLRQLAERVEESLERVQKHGKTVVLKVRYTDYTTVTKRQTLPEYISKKEELYYQANLIWEEVLGLEQGIRLLGITLTNLDPMAYENMVLPLWEKTKTDENEALK
- a CDS encoding HD domain-containing protein, with amino-acid sequence MIVEDILYGSFEVEDVLAALILSEEIQRLKDVHMAGPAFLINPAWNETRYEHSIGVMLLIRKLGGTVAEQIAGLLHDVSHTAFSHVIDLALSNKADNYHEQIKTALIERSTIPGLLNQYGFDHRQILFDDDQWGLLEQQAPLLCCDRIDYTLREVHRYFSVPLKEIQEFLGSITIIEGQIVLDSVDWATWFIDQYQKVVIDFFYDPRNICSYEWMAKAIQLGLENKEITWDDLLMTDAAFLKKLKSSNSLQIRQLLDKMNHSLKFSVCSSEDNYDIYQKKKIRFVDPLVKITNQVVSTSSISRVAQTKIEKMLEDSEKGIFLKLS